One genomic region from Glaciimonas sp. PAMC28666 encodes:
- the minD gene encoding septum site-determining protein MinD: MAKIIVVTSGKGGVGKTTSSASFASGLAMRGHKTAVLDFDVGLRNLDLIMGCERRVVYDLINVVNNEATLNQALIKDKHCDNLFILPASQTRDKDALTEEGVERVLNDLAKMDFEFIVCDSPAGIERGAVMALTFADEAVIVTNPEVSSVRDSDRILGIIQAKSRRAQNGGEPVKEHLLITRYSPKRVEAGEMLSHTDVQDILRIPLIGIIPESEAVLHASNQGNPAIHVKGSDVAMAYEDVVSRFLGEDVPLRFANYQKPGLLSRLFGGK; encoded by the coding sequence GTGGCAAAAATCATCGTTGTAACATCTGGCAAAGGCGGCGTCGGCAAGACGACATCCAGCGCCAGCTTTGCCTCAGGACTGGCCATGCGTGGTCACAAAACCGCTGTTCTGGATTTTGACGTCGGCCTACGTAATCTCGATCTGATTATGGGCTGCGAACGGCGCGTAGTGTATGACCTGATCAATGTAGTGAACAACGAAGCAACACTCAATCAGGCTCTGATCAAGGATAAGCATTGCGACAACTTATTCATTCTTCCGGCATCCCAAACTCGCGATAAAGACGCCCTGACCGAAGAGGGCGTGGAGCGCGTATTGAACGATTTGGCGAAAATGGATTTCGAATTCATTGTCTGCGACTCACCTGCTGGCATTGAACGCGGCGCGGTGATGGCGCTGACCTTTGCCGATGAAGCCGTGATTGTGACAAATCCCGAGGTTTCCTCAGTCCGTGACTCAGATCGCATTTTAGGGATTATCCAGGCCAAATCGCGGCGCGCTCAAAATGGCGGAGAGCCGGTCAAAGAGCATCTGCTGATAACTCGCTATTCGCCAAAACGCGTTGAGGCGGGCGAGATGCTTTCGCATACCGATGTCCAGGATATATTGCGCATCCCTTTGATCGGCATCATTCCTGAATCGGAAGCGGTGTTGCATGCATCGAACCAGGGCAATCCCGCGATCCACGTCAAGGGCAGCGATGTTGCCATGGCCTACGAGGACGTAGTCTCGCGATTCCTTGGCGAAGACGTGCCCCTTCGCTTTGCTAACTATCAAAAACCAGGCTTGCTATCGCGCCTCTTTGGAGGAAAGTAA
- a CDS encoding cysteine dioxygenase, translating to MSQLLNGASPANLARLRNFIRELAELLDRTPPEAEILRAGSALLKQLVSVDDWLPSAFAHPNADRYQQFLLHADSRERFSIVSFVWGPGQATPIHDHTIWGLIGMLRGAEYSQPYQAGPDGRFSAVGAATHLRPGDVEAVSPTIGDVHKVHNAYIDKASISIHVYGANIGAVKRSVYAEDGSTKPFISGYSNTMLPNIWDRSAEPNKTH from the coding sequence ATGTCACAATTACTTAATGGCGCTAGTCCGGCAAATTTGGCGCGCCTGAGAAACTTTATCCGCGAATTAGCCGAGTTGCTTGATCGCACCCCCCCGGAAGCGGAGATTTTGCGCGCCGGGAGCGCGCTGCTAAAACAGCTTGTGTCTGTTGACGACTGGCTCCCGTCTGCCTTTGCCCATCCGAACGCTGACCGATACCAACAATTCTTGCTCCATGCCGATTCGCGTGAGCGGTTTTCCATCGTCAGCTTTGTCTGGGGGCCGGGACAAGCCACGCCCATTCACGATCACACCATATGGGGCTTGATCGGCATGTTGCGCGGTGCCGAATATTCACAACCTTATCAAGCCGGTCCAGATGGTCGCTTTTCCGCTGTTGGCGCGGCGACACACTTGCGGCCGGGGGACGTTGAGGCAGTCTCCCCCACTATTGGCGACGTCCATAAAGTCCATAACGCCTACATCGACAAGGCGTCCATCAGCATCCACGTTTATGGTGCGAATATCGGCGCAGTCAAACGCTCGGTCTACGCTGAAGACGGCAGTACCAAACCGTTTATTTCCGGCTATTCCAATACGATGCTGCCCAATATATGGGATCGCTCCGCGGAGCCCAACAAAACCCACTAG
- a CDS encoding flagellar brake protein, giving the protein MTTTSPVSGTSLDGSPSATLTASLAALDDFRVLHPKEVVHILRQLAQQKDPLSISFGRSGSRIKTRILAVDEITGSFFYDYGSNDAENEQHQESGENLFSGMQSGAHIQFVCGRPEPHNYDGLPAFKSQLPESLYRIQRREHFRIETPTDNPYICTATLPDKRRMSFYVVDLSLSGVRLRSTDASIGELVIGMTLTDATFDYQDLGEMASDLKITFIHNSQTFSDPIFHFGCQFLSFPKTQEAQLQQVITLLELRRNRT; this is encoded by the coding sequence ATGACTACTACCAGTCCAGTATCGGGAACAAGCCTTGATGGAAGCCCTTCGGCGACATTGACGGCATCGCTGGCAGCCTTAGATGATTTTCGGGTGTTGCATCCCAAGGAAGTCGTCCACATATTGCGCCAGCTCGCGCAGCAAAAAGACCCTTTGAGTATTTCCTTCGGGAGGTCAGGGTCGCGCATAAAGACGCGTATCCTGGCGGTCGATGAAATTACCGGTTCCTTCTTCTACGATTACGGTAGCAATGACGCTGAAAATGAACAACATCAGGAATCGGGAGAAAATCTGTTTTCCGGAATGCAGTCTGGTGCGCATATCCAGTTTGTCTGCGGTCGCCCAGAACCGCACAATTATGACGGTTTACCGGCATTCAAATCGCAGTTACCGGAAAGCCTGTACCGCATACAGCGGCGCGAACACTTCCGAATAGAAACGCCGACGGATAATCCCTATATTTGCACAGCAACCCTACCGGATAAACGCCGCATGTCGTTTTACGTAGTGGATTTGTCGTTGTCGGGCGTACGGCTGCGTTCCACCGACGCCAGTATTGGCGAGCTCGTTATCGGGATGACGCTGACCGATGCAACCTTCGATTATCAGGATCTGGGAGAAATGGCCTCGGATTTGAAAATCACCTTTATTCATAACAGCCAGACGTTCAGCGATCCGATTTTTCACTTCGGGTGCCAGTTTTTGAGTTTCCCCAAAACGCAAGAAGCGCAGTTGCAGCAGGTGATTACCCTTTTAGAACTGCGCCGAAACAGAACTTGA
- a CDS encoding ABC transporter substrate-binding protein, with protein MSIQLSRPSVLRLQRLLVASLISLTLSISSIAAADAPARIVLKVADQKGGMRAQLEAAGELKNLPYDIKWSEFVAAAPLLEALNAGAVDVGYAGDAPLVFSLAAGAPLKAIGVNKTDPFGTALIANSDSPLSGAASLKGKRIATGKGSIGHYLTLAALASVGLKASDVSFRFLSPVDAKTALAGNSVDVWATWEPYTALAELTGHAKIIVNGRGLSAGLSYLIAHEDAIKTKRAALQDFLQRLALAQRWSNEHIDAYSTALADLIGVPKEVAKLSWERRQGKWIPIDDNVIKTQQHTADVYAEAGIIQHKLIVSNGFDHSFPLQK; from the coding sequence TCCTCCATTGCGGCGGCGGATGCACCAGCCCGGATCGTGCTTAAAGTAGCCGATCAAAAAGGCGGGATGAGAGCGCAACTTGAAGCTGCCGGTGAACTGAAAAATCTGCCCTATGATATCAAGTGGTCCGAATTTGTCGCTGCGGCGCCATTACTTGAGGCGTTAAATGCCGGAGCCGTCGACGTCGGCTATGCTGGTGACGCACCGTTGGTTTTTTCACTGGCGGCAGGCGCGCCGCTGAAAGCGATCGGAGTCAACAAAACTGATCCTTTCGGCACGGCACTTATTGCCAATTCAGATTCCCCACTGTCGGGTGCGGCCAGTTTAAAGGGCAAGCGCATCGCCACCGGCAAGGGCTCCATCGGGCACTACCTGACGCTAGCTGCGCTTGCGTCTGTTGGTCTTAAAGCCAGTGACGTTTCGTTTCGCTTTCTCTCGCCGGTAGATGCCAAGACGGCTTTGGCCGGCAACTCGGTCGATGTCTGGGCAACATGGGAACCTTACACGGCATTGGCAGAACTGACCGGGCACGCTAAAATTATCGTGAATGGCCGCGGCCTTTCCGCAGGCCTCAGCTATCTGATCGCGCACGAAGATGCGATCAAAACCAAACGCGCCGCACTCCAGGATTTTCTACAACGGTTGGCGCTGGCGCAGCGCTGGTCCAACGAACACATTGATGCGTATTCGACCGCTTTGGCCGATCTTATCGGGGTTCCGAAGGAAGTTGCGAAGTTATCTTGGGAGCGACGTCAGGGGAAATGGATTCCAATTGATGATAACGTGATAAAAACCCAGCAACATACCGCCGACGTCTACGCCGAAGCGGGTATCATCCAGCATAAACTGATCGTTTCTAACGGTTTTGATCATAGTTTCCCGCTACAGAAATAG
- the minE gene encoding cell division topological specificity factor MinE produces the protein MALLSFLFTKQPKSASAAKERLQIIIARERSGRQGPDFLPALHKELIEVISKYTKVNANDIKISLDRQGNLEILDVNVVLPDI, from the coding sequence ATGGCTTTACTCTCGTTCTTGTTCACGAAACAACCGAAAAGCGCGTCTGCCGCTAAGGAGCGCCTGCAAATTATCATCGCACGTGAACGCAGCGGCCGCCAAGGCCCGGATTTTTTGCCAGCGCTACATAAGGAACTGATTGAGGTTATTTCAAAATATACCAAGGTCAATGCCAACGACATTAAAATTTCACTGGATCGCCAGGGAAATCTGGAAATCCTCGACGTCAATGTCGTGCTACCAGATATTTGA
- a CDS encoding rhodanese-related sulfurtransferase, with product MTRTPTSFPEDTIIDAHAVDTGLSDSGFSTHSFQQIRYQQIRAALLQRQELALLDVREEAPFAEAHPLFAANLPLSRIELDSAARIPRRNTLIVVYDDGEGLAIDAARRLRRLGYSDVTLLEGGLAGWREAGGEIFRDVNAPSKAFGELVDAQRHTPSLSAPEVKALLDADADVVVLDARRFEEYNMMSIPNGISVPGAELVLRVRQLAPRPETRVIVNCAGRTRSIIGTQSLVNAGIPNPVSALRNGTIGWTLAGQTLDTGKTRQFADFGTTSADDRAQAQRAARQVADQARVLRADSDALTQWKNDPTRTTYRFDVRTPEEYASGHHPDFRSAPGGQLVQETDHAAPVRGARIVLTDDDGVRANMTASWLAQMGWEVFVLDDVGPQNLTQCGSNADNDKASLPPALPVNSVAPRTLAAWLEQDLPRDASQAKTVIFDFTSSANFVKQHIPGAWFVLRSQLAAALDKTPLASRYVLTCNTSLLARYIVSDLQALTKTPVFLLEGGTSAWVAAGLPQVAGEATDAGATALASPRIDRYRRPYEGTDNPAAAMQAYLDWEYGLVDQLTLDGTHGFFVI from the coding sequence ATGACCCGCACGCCGACCAGCTTTCCCGAGGACACTATTATCGACGCCCATGCTGTTGATACTGGTTTATCAGATTCAGGCTTTAGTACACACTCGTTTCAACAGATCCGGTATCAACAGATCCGTGCTGCGCTCTTGCAGCGTCAAGAACTGGCATTGCTGGACGTCCGTGAGGAAGCGCCATTCGCAGAAGCCCATCCGTTATTTGCCGCCAATTTGCCCCTTTCGCGAATTGAGCTGGACAGCGCTGCACGTATCCCGCGCCGAAATACGTTGATCGTGGTGTACGACGATGGTGAGGGTCTCGCCATCGATGCCGCGCGTCGTTTGCGGCGACTTGGCTATTCTGACGTCACGTTACTTGAAGGCGGTCTTGCGGGGTGGCGTGAAGCGGGGGGCGAAATTTTTCGCGACGTCAATGCCCCGAGTAAAGCTTTTGGCGAGCTGGTTGACGCGCAAAGACATACGCCGTCATTGTCGGCACCGGAAGTAAAGGCACTGCTGGACGCCGATGCTGATGTGGTGGTGCTGGATGCGCGTCGTTTTGAAGAATACAACATGATGAGTATCCCCAACGGGATCAGTGTGCCGGGAGCCGAGTTGGTTTTGCGCGTACGCCAGCTTGCACCACGACCCGAAACCCGGGTTATCGTCAATTGTGCCGGCCGCACCCGCAGCATCATCGGTACGCAATCCCTGGTGAATGCAGGTATTCCTAACCCGGTTTCCGCACTGCGCAATGGCACCATCGGCTGGACTTTAGCGGGTCAAACGCTGGATACTGGAAAAACCCGGCAATTTGCCGATTTCGGCACGACATCCGCCGATGATCGCGCGCAAGCGCAGCGTGCAGCCCGCCAGGTCGCCGATCAGGCCCGCGTGTTGCGCGCAGATAGCGACGCCTTAACCCAGTGGAAAAACGACCCCACCCGCACCACGTATCGCTTTGATGTCCGCACACCGGAAGAGTATGCCAGCGGTCATCACCCCGATTTTCGCTCGGCACCCGGCGGACAGCTGGTGCAAGAAACCGATCACGCGGCACCCGTGCGGGGCGCGCGGATCGTCCTGACCGACGACGATGGCGTGCGCGCCAATATGACGGCATCCTGGCTGGCGCAGATGGGTTGGGAGGTATTTGTCCTCGATGATGTCGGACCGCAGAATTTAACCCAATGCGGCAGCAACGCCGATAACGACAAAGCCTCGCTACCACCTGCACTGCCGGTCAATAGTGTCGCCCCGCGCACGCTTGCGGCTTGGTTGGAACAAGATCTGCCACGTGACGCCTCCCAAGCCAAAACGGTGATTTTTGATTTCACCAGCAGCGCGAATTTTGTAAAACAGCATATTCCCGGTGCCTGGTTTGTACTCCGTTCGCAGCTCGCCGCCGCGCTGGATAAGACGCCCCTGGCAAGTCGTTATGTACTCACCTGTAATACCAGTCTGCTGGCGCGCTACATCGTCAGCGATCTGCAGGCGCTGACAAAGACACCAGTATTCCTATTAGAGGGCGGTACGTCGGCGTGGGTTGCGGCGGGCCTTCCTCAGGTGGCGGGAGAAGCAACAGACGCAGGTGCAACCGCGCTGGCCTCTCCGCGCATTGATCGGTACCGCCGTCCTTACGAAGGCACCGACAATCCAGCCGCTGCCATGCAAGCCTATCTTGACTGGGAATATGGCCTGGTGGATCAACTGACCCTTGATGGGACACATGGTTTCTTTGTCATCTAG
- the minC gene encoding septum site-determining protein MinC, which translates to MPKNKTRKPIEIKIATVVAVSVILHDVDLSVLDNALKEMTGGISDFFDNEFAVIDIAALEDSPNDIDWGALVRLLKTYQLNAVAVRNAPESMHPAVIGNGLSIDTVIAPRTDSIAPLTAGQPIDESAADVEQVAPSTPPASPVTSATFPLQQPMIVDTPVRAGQKIYARGTDLIITAMVNNGAEIIADGSIHVYAPLRGRALAGASGDTEARIFATAMEPELVSIAGVYRTFENGLPAELKGQAAQVRLNGDRIDVISLNSASRA; encoded by the coding sequence ATGCCCAAAAATAAGACACGCAAGCCAATTGAAATTAAGATAGCAACGGTCGTGGCGGTTTCAGTTATTCTTCACGACGTGGATCTTTCGGTACTAGATAACGCATTGAAAGAGATGACGGGCGGTATCTCCGACTTCTTCGATAATGAATTCGCGGTAATCGATATCGCTGCTTTAGAGGATTCACCCAATGATATTGACTGGGGCGCACTGGTCAGACTGCTGAAAACCTATCAACTTAACGCCGTGGCAGTGCGCAATGCACCAGAATCAATGCATCCCGCCGTCATCGGGAACGGCCTGAGTATTGACACGGTGATTGCGCCTCGCACCGACTCCATCGCCCCATTGACCGCTGGGCAACCAATTGATGAATCCGCAGCCGATGTCGAGCAGGTTGCACCATCTACACCGCCTGCATCGCCAGTTACATCCGCAACTTTCCCCCTTCAGCAACCCATGATCGTCGACACACCAGTACGCGCCGGGCAAAAGATTTATGCACGTGGCACCGACCTTATCATTACTGCGATGGTCAATAATGGCGCCGAAATCATCGCCGACGGGAGTATCCACGTTTACGCACCATTGCGCGGCCGGGCTTTGGCAGGTGCGAGCGGCGATACAGAAGCACGCATTTTTGCTACCGCAATGGAGCCTGAACTGGTGTCAATTGCTGGCGTGTATCGGACCTTTGAAAATGGCTTACCAGCGGAATTGAAGGGTCAGGCGGCGCAAGTGCGATTAAACGGTGACCGGATTGATGTTATTTCGCTCAACTCAGCTTCCAGAGCATAA
- a CDS encoding response regulator transcription factor: protein MRIAVLDDDLSQTDLVCQVLTASGHVCHPFQSGKEILNELRRESYDMLILDWQVPDLSGAEVLHWVREKLPPELPVLFMTSRSGEDDIVAGLAAGADDYMIKPIRRGELVARVQALLRRAYPIQNASEQITFGEYIFETRAARLTLSSVQIEITQKEFDLALLFFRNLGRPLSRAYILEAVWSRDIDIPSRTMDTHVSRVRSKLQLRPENGFRLAPVYSYGYRLEQLSEQRVVAA, encoded by the coding sequence ATGAGAATTGCTGTCCTTGACGACGATTTAAGCCAAACCGATCTGGTTTGCCAGGTACTCACCGCGAGCGGCCACGTTTGTCACCCCTTTCAAAGCGGCAAAGAAATCCTCAATGAGTTGCGGCGGGAGAGCTATGACATGCTCATTCTTGATTGGCAGGTACCCGACTTGAGTGGGGCCGAAGTCCTGCACTGGGTACGCGAGAAGCTGCCCCCGGAACTGCCGGTCTTGTTCATGACCAGCCGCTCAGGTGAGGACGATATCGTAGCGGGACTTGCGGCGGGCGCCGACGATTACATGATCAAACCGATACGTCGTGGCGAGTTGGTGGCCCGCGTGCAGGCCTTATTGCGTCGCGCTTACCCAATTCAAAATGCCAGCGAACAAATTACGTTCGGCGAATACATATTCGAAACGCGTGCTGCGCGCTTGACTCTCAGCAGCGTACAGATTGAAATCACGCAGAAAGAGTTCGATTTAGCGCTATTATTTTTCCGCAACCTCGGTCGCCCCTTATCGCGTGCCTACATTCTCGAAGCAGTATGGTCGCGTGACATCGACATTCCTTCGCGCACGATGGATACCCACGTTTCCCGAGTTCGCAGCAAGCTACAATTACGACCAGAAAATGGCTTTCGGCTGGCTCCCGTGTACAGCTATGGTTACCGTTTGGAACAATTATCAGAGCAGCGCGTAGTTGCGGCATAA